In one window of Arachis ipaensis cultivar K30076 chromosome B06, Araip1.1, whole genome shotgun sequence DNA:
- the LOC107646302 gene encoding uncharacterized protein LOC107646302, whose amino-acid sequence MMALRKEVATTTIGEIYQLALAALDKLCEQQQMFKQLSKNSSKLKGAWNKSYLKIKCKEPSTCECKPKKKTHWQSPTKAFHQKAFRWGRRKQKYRYFKRRKPQTKSSRCFICGKQGHFANSCPHKTKKEIKMLQSLMDAASIGDKEDLESVLEEQEVKDGEIEYVFQDSDSEEDLPPKRSIFSISSFAPPIASITSKIPKGSNFSEEELGYLGSLGMKQIDGTPRPHFDLKVKTSVYDQPTKAVAIMHYGSCANVLRPHVLPKEMWAPFSKRFTAANSEIFTINLISKKPIGLEIFASQTTWLRVLGSYLPDKDVLFGFDAFFQTHGLHIKPTGLTYKGQFLPFAGMQSIFEIQEAPEEYREIQQLLLSTCCDSHDLFNHPAPLWKNPEFYVRLPFKKNEDINPTKAMHSGMNNENLKLARAECATLLIQGLIEPTNSNWACQAFYVEKRAEQNRRKKRLVIDYKPLNVFLQDDKFPLPKISVTTQRLNGAKIFSKFDLKAGFWQIGLHPEDRYKTAFCIPEAQYQ is encoded by the coding sequence ATGATGGCTCTTCGCAAAGAAGTGGCTACCACTACCATTGGAGAAATATACCAACTGGCTCTAGCCGCTCTTGACAAACTGTGTGAACAACAACAGATGTTCAAACAGCTCAGCAAAAATTCAAGCAAACTCAAAGGAGCATGGAATAAATCTTATTTGAAGATCAAATGCAAAGAGCCAAGCACGTGTGAATGCAAGCCAAAGAAAAAGACCCATTGGCAATCACCAACCAAAGCATTTCATCAAAAGGCATTTAGATGGGGAAGAAGGAAGCAAAAATACCGTTATTTCAAGAGAAGGAAGCCCCAAACAAAGTCAAGCAGATGTTTCATCTGTGGAAAACAAGGACATTTTGCTAATTCATGTCCCCACAAGACAAAAAAGGAGATAAAAATGCTTCAGTCCTTAATGGATGCAGCTTCCATTGGAGATAAAGAAGATCTTGAATCAGTACTTGAAGAACAAGAAGTTAAAGATGGAGAAATTGAATATGTTTTCCAAGATTCTGATTCAGAAGAAGACCTCCCACCAAAGAGATCAATTTTTTCTATATCCTCCTTTGCACCACCTATAGCCTCCATTACTTCAAAAATTCCTAAAGGATCAAATTTTTCAGAAGAAGAACTTGGATACCTTGGATCCTTAGGAATGAAACAGATTGATGGTACTCCTCGTCCTCATTTTGATTTGAAGGTCAAGACATCCGTCTATGACCAACCAACAAAGGCTGTTGCAATAATGCATTATGGATCTTGCGCCAATGTCCTAAGACCACATGTTCTGCCAAAAGAAATGTGGGCACCTTTTTCTAAAAGGTTCACAGCAGCTAACAGTGAAATCTTCACCATCAACCTTATTTCCAAAAAACCTATTGGTTTGGAAATTTTTGCAAGCCAGACCACTTGGCTCAGGGTGCTGGGAAGCTATCTCCCGGATAAAGATGTTCTATTTGGCTTTGATGCATTCTTCCAAACTCATGGATTGCATATCAAACCCACTGGCCTAACTTACAAAGGGCAGTTTTTGCCTTTTGCGGGGATGCAAAGCATTTTTGAAATTCAAGAAGCTCCAGAAGAATATAGAGAGATCCAACAACTACTTCTTAGTACCTGTTGTGACAGTCATGACCTATTCAATCACCCTGCACCTTTGTGGAAGAATCCAGAATTCTATGTTCGCCTCCCCTTCAAAAAGAATGAAGACATCAACCCAACAAAGGCCATGCATTCAGGAATGAACAATGAAAATTTAAAGTTGGCAAGAGCTGAATGCGCAACCCTTCTTATTCAAGGACTCATTGAACCGACCAATTCTAATTGGGCATGTCAAGCATTCTATGTTGAAAAAAGGGCTGAGCAAAACAGAAGAAAAAAGAGGCTTGTTATTGATTATAAGCCACTTAATGTCTTCTTACAAGATGACAAGTTTCCTTTACCAAAAATCTCAGTCACTACACAAAGGTTAAATGGAGCAAAGATATTCAGCAAGTTTGATCTAAAGGCTGGTTTTTGGCAAATTGGGCTCCACCCTGAGGATAGATACAAAACAGCATTTTGTATTCCTGAAGCCCAATATCAATAG